In the genome of Natronorubrum sediminis, one region contains:
- a CDS encoding DHH family phosphoesterase gives MYEELIESGDLPLARKSVLPGTGFFLPDELEEDLEDEQTAAALEGADVAVVADPDADGLACVALIREAYDDVQVVPEPDDDAEEEAANSTEPVADAVDDVDEPALAAGGDEPALEEPEPTPHSVALIPASPHNVEDALARVAEFGDDGIDLFVCDLAPDRYEYVEDELEAALETASGVRWYDHHQWGDDVAESVRDAGVDLVVGDSDEECSADVVYRSLKYEFSPMYEELATVTRDHDLWLREDPRSDDLADYAYWSDPAEYVEVVREYGVDLPEWAQAFLEERRIEKNQLIEQATGRAEFRDIGGYTVGITYGRCSQNEVAESMREQGADASVIVKPAGSASIRGTEEFQLCHEVAGKVNGGGHPKAAGCKPDIYDDMLDYANHWVTRGAVTKRVILEAFEAVVDEHESDDTAGADDLESDD, from the coding sequence ATGTACGAGGAACTTATCGAGAGCGGTGATCTCCCACTCGCCCGGAAATCGGTGCTGCCGGGCACCGGCTTCTTCCTCCCCGACGAACTCGAGGAGGATCTCGAAGACGAACAGACGGCGGCCGCACTCGAGGGTGCCGACGTAGCCGTCGTCGCCGACCCCGACGCCGACGGCCTGGCCTGCGTCGCACTGATTCGCGAGGCTTACGACGACGTGCAGGTGGTTCCGGAACCGGACGACGATGCCGAGGAGGAGGCCGCTAATTCCACCGAACCCGTGGCAGACGCGGTCGATGACGTCGACGAACCCGCACTCGCCGCCGGTGGGGACGAGCCCGCACTCGAGGAGCCCGAACCGACGCCCCACAGCGTCGCGTTGATCCCGGCTAGCCCACACAACGTGGAGGACGCCCTCGCTCGAGTCGCTGAGTTCGGCGACGACGGCATCGATCTTTTCGTCTGTGACCTCGCCCCCGACCGCTACGAGTACGTCGAGGACGAACTCGAGGCGGCGCTCGAGACGGCCTCCGGCGTCCGCTGGTACGACCACCACCAGTGGGGCGACGATGTCGCCGAATCGGTTCGTGACGCCGGTGTCGACCTTGTAGTCGGCGACTCGGACGAAGAGTGCAGCGCGGATGTGGTCTATCGCTCGCTCAAGTACGAATTCTCCCCGATGTACGAGGAACTGGCGACCGTCACGCGAGATCACGACCTCTGGCTGCGCGAGGATCCACGAAGTGACGACCTCGCGGACTACGCCTACTGGAGCGACCCCGCGGAGTACGTCGAGGTCGTTCGCGAGTACGGCGTCGACCTCCCCGAGTGGGCACAAGCGTTCCTCGAGGAGCGTCGCATCGAGAAGAACCAACTCATCGAACAGGCGACCGGTCGCGCCGAGTTCCGCGATATCGGCGGCTACACGGTCGGCATCACCTACGGCCGCTGTTCGCAAAACGAGGTCGCCGAGTCGATGCGCGAGCAGGGTGCCGACGCTTCGGTCATCGTCAAACCCGCCGGATCGGCATCGATCCGTGGCACCGAGGAATTCCAGTTGTGCCACGAGGTCGCGGGCAAGGTCAACGGTGGCGGCCACCCCAAAGCCGCGGGCTGCAAGCCCGACATCTACGACGACATGCTCGACTACGCGAACCACTGGGTTACCCGCGGAGCCGTGACGAAGCGCGTCATCCTCGAGGCCTTCGAGGCCGTCGTGGACGAGCACGAGAGCGACGACACAGCAGGCGCTGACGACCTCGAGAGCGACGACTAA
- a CDS encoding universal stress protein, which produces MFETVVIATDGSESVKRAVDVSLDLAGRFDADVHALSVVDADEVDASPDQLRDELQSALETTADSALATVEDRTDGETTITTAVRDGRPAAEICAYAREVDADLIATGTRGRHGENRLLLGSVAERVVRTAPVPVLSVRQLETIQNDGESTIEV; this is translated from the coding sequence ATGTTCGAGACGGTCGTCATCGCCACTGATGGGTCTGAAAGCGTCAAACGAGCCGTCGACGTGAGTCTCGACCTCGCCGGTCGTTTCGACGCCGACGTCCACGCGCTGTCGGTCGTCGACGCGGACGAAGTCGACGCCTCGCCAGACCAACTTCGAGACGAACTGCAAAGCGCCCTCGAGACGACGGCGGATTCCGCGCTCGCGACCGTCGAGGACCGAACCGACGGGGAGACGACGATCACGACGGCCGTCAGAGACGGACGGCCCGCGGCCGAAATCTGCGCGTACGCCCGCGAGGTCGACGCCGACCTGATCGCGACCGGAACCCGCGGCCGTCACGGCGAGAACCGACTCTTACTCGGCAGCGTTGCCGAACGCGTCGTCCGAACCGCACCCGTCCCGGTGCTCTCCGTGCGCCAACTCGAGACGATCCAAAACGACGGCGAGTCGACGATCGAGGTCTGA
- a CDS encoding universal stress protein, producing the protein MDDSEPFTVDTVLAPVDGSDESETAIEYAVAVADRYDASVHALFVLGRGVVHGLASGGVDESSVATGTQDFFDDIAIVADEADVPLVTSVDDGFSQTRKTKHPGNVVLDTADEIDADFIVLPREPVSNTESAEVLEKVAEYVLAYASQPVLSV; encoded by the coding sequence ATGGACGACAGCGAGCCGTTTACCGTCGACACCGTCCTCGCACCGGTCGACGGCAGCGACGAATCCGAAACTGCGATCGAGTACGCCGTCGCCGTCGCCGACAGGTACGACGCGTCGGTCCACGCGCTGTTCGTACTCGGGCGCGGCGTGGTACACGGGCTGGCGAGCGGAGGCGTCGACGAATCGTCGGTTGCAACGGGTACACAGGACTTTTTCGACGACATCGCAATCGTTGCCGACGAGGCGGACGTTCCCCTCGTCACCTCCGTCGACGATGGCTTCTCACAGACGCGCAAAACGAAACACCCCGGAAACGTCGTCCTCGACACCGCCGACGAAATCGACGCAGACTTCATCGTGCTCCCCAGAGAGCCGGTCTCGAATACCGAATCGGCGGAAGTACTCGAGAAAGTAGCGGAGTACGTCCTCGCGTACGCGAGCCAGCCCGTGCTCTCGGTCTAA
- a CDS encoding GNAT family N-acetyltransferase: MAARQYPDEPAGPFPAPPTTNEDGADRQIVFRAPDDVTEWLEDAVDMYVQFDPTDRAQGIPPTGEDRIRNWLETIAEESVNVIARHDDDVVGHATLVPDTNDPSSIEDNADIEWELAIFVLQDYQRAGIGTMLLEHLLGHASEIDIERVWLTVERWNNPAIALYERVGFESTGTESFEQEMAIRL; this comes from the coding sequence ATGGCTGCGCGACAGTACCCCGACGAGCCGGCCGGGCCGTTCCCCGCGCCGCCGACGACGAACGAGGACGGAGCAGATCGACAGATCGTATTTCGCGCCCCCGACGACGTCACCGAGTGGCTCGAGGACGCCGTCGACATGTACGTCCAGTTCGACCCGACCGACCGAGCGCAGGGGATCCCCCCGACCGGCGAGGATCGGATCCGCAACTGGCTCGAGACTATCGCCGAGGAGAGCGTCAACGTGATCGCTCGCCACGATGACGACGTAGTCGGCCACGCGACGCTCGTTCCCGACACGAACGATCCCTCCTCCATCGAGGACAACGCCGACATCGAGTGGGAACTCGCGATCTTCGTCCTTCAGGACTACCAGCGAGCCGGAATCGGGACGATGTTGCTCGAGCACCTGCTCGGGCACGCGAGCGAAATCGACATCGAACGCGTCTGGCTGACCGTCGAGCGCTGGAACAATCCGGCGATCGCCCTCTACGAACGCGTCGGCTTCGAGTCGACCGGGACGGAGAGTTTCGAACAGGAGATGGCGATTCGACTCTAA
- a CDS encoding universal stress protein: protein MNVLVGLVGSDESIKTLRRTINRTSEVGDDLTVAIAEKPEAKRSQEDMAKQAEKLLTEANVDANIVQLEGDPGSSMVDYAEQGEFDQLVIGGGTLSPMGKIQLGPITEFVLLNAPTTVKLVR from the coding sequence ATGAACGTCTTAGTGGGACTCGTCGGAAGCGACGAATCGATCAAAACGCTCCGGCGGACGATCAACCGAACCAGCGAGGTCGGCGACGATCTCACCGTCGCCATCGCCGAAAAACCCGAGGCGAAACGCTCGCAAGAAGACATGGCCAAACAGGCCGAGAAACTCCTCACGGAGGCGAACGTCGACGCCAATATCGTCCAACTCGAGGGCGATCCCGGCAGTTCGATGGTCGACTACGCCGAGCAAGGCGAGTTCGACCAGCTCGTCATCGGCGGCGGGACCTTGAGCCCGATGGGGAAAATCCAACTCGGTCCGATCACGGAGTTCGTCCTGTTGAACGCCCCGACGACCGTCAAACTGGTGCGATAA
- a CDS encoding ATP-binding protein has product MSDAALDVVEFLLTTSVYSDDRTLDENDLPPSVRRVFWAGSVDNDDGDGEAGRKHAGISRPLSATNATAREATGIDQPWDAVSELMFTERDEFSGTITLAQEDMAEQWFAERVDDERLRENPTLTKHFTTHEEYGDEFDVTHEEAREENRPIQADRVWIDGLLEEYFDEDEDEEMLDLVDVRAPEEVDMSLDDLVLTEDQKNELNKIAKAIEHRDYLSRIGLREIGKLLFVGPPGTGKTSTAQALAQDMDLPFVEVKLSMITSQYLGETAKNVDKTFEVAKRLSPCILFIDEFDFVAKTRSSDEHAALKRAVNTLLKSIDNISLIEDDVLLIGATNHPDQLDDAAWRRFDEIINFPKPDHSMRADILSLITRTMDISEFDPYLIAEATEGLTGSDLRMVLREAVLEALTEDRTTLTQEDLLDAVEEFEERDTLKNMDMMDGDHDALVAGGDLGKASDGGEPSGSSGSGHDHDHDHGHDHDHSH; this is encoded by the coding sequence ATGAGTGATGCGGCGCTCGATGTCGTGGAGTTCCTGCTCACGACGAGCGTGTATTCGGACGACAGGACCCTGGACGAGAACGATCTCCCGCCGTCGGTTCGGCGCGTCTTCTGGGCGGGGAGCGTCGACAACGACGACGGTGACGGCGAGGCCGGACGGAAACACGCCGGCATCAGTCGTCCGCTCTCGGCGACCAACGCGACCGCTCGAGAGGCGACGGGGATCGATCAGCCCTGGGATGCCGTCTCGGAGCTGATGTTTACCGAGCGCGACGAGTTCTCGGGGACGATCACCCTCGCCCAAGAAGACATGGCCGAACAGTGGTTCGCCGAGCGCGTCGACGACGAGCGACTGCGCGAGAACCCCACGCTCACGAAGCACTTCACGACTCACGAGGAATACGGCGACGAATTCGACGTGACTCACGAGGAAGCGCGCGAGGAAAACCGACCAATTCAGGCCGATCGCGTCTGGATCGACGGACTACTCGAGGAGTACTTCGACGAAGACGAAGACGAGGAGATGCTCGACCTCGTCGACGTTCGCGCGCCCGAAGAAGTCGACATGTCCCTTGACGACCTCGTGCTCACCGAAGATCAAAAGAACGAACTCAACAAGATCGCGAAGGCCATCGAGCACCGTGACTACCTCTCGCGGATCGGTCTTCGAGAGATCGGGAAGCTACTGTTCGTCGGCCCGCCGGGGACGGGGAAGACGTCGACGGCACAGGCACTGGCCCAGGACATGGACCTGCCGTTCGTCGAGGTCAAACTCTCGATGATTACGAGCCAGTATCTCGGCGAGACGGCCAAAAACGTCGATAAGACGTTCGAAGTCGCCAAACGGCTCTCGCCGTGTATCCTCTTCATCGACGAGTTCGACTTCGTTGCCAAGACTCGCAGCAGCGACGAACACGCCGCGCTCAAACGCGCGGTGAACACCCTGCTCAAGAGCATCGACAACATCTCGCTGATCGAAGACGACGTGCTCTTGATCGGCGCGACCAACCACCCCGATCAACTCGACGACGCCGCCTGGCGGCGCTTCGACGAGATCATCAACTTCCCGAAACCCGACCACAGCATGCGAGCGGACATCCTCTCGCTCATCACCCGGACGATGGACATCAGCGAGTTCGACCCGTACCTCATCGCCGAGGCCACCGAAGGCCTCACCGGCAGCGACCTCCGGATGGTGCTTCGAGAGGCTGTCCTCGAGGCCCTGACCGAGGACCGGACCACCCTCACGCAAGAGGACCTCCTCGACGCCGTCGAGGAGTTCGAGGAGCGAGACACCTTGAAGAACATGGATATGATGGACGGCGACCACGACGCGCTCGTCGCCGGCGGCGACCTCGGAAAGGCGAGTGACGGCGGTGAGCCGAGTGGCTCGAGTGGTTCTGGACACGATCACGACCACGACCACGGTCACGACCACGATCATAGCCACTGA